DNA sequence from the Fuscovulum ytuae genome:
CGTGCCCACGGCTTTGCCGATGAAACCGAGGCACGGGGCTTCTGCACCGAAATGCTGTCCCAAAACGCCTCGTGCATCCCGGTCGAGCAGCGCGGATGACATTCGGGCAAGGTGCCGCGATCTTCGGCTGTTCCGGCCCGACCCTCACACCGGATGAGGCAGCCTTCTTCCGCGATGCCGATCCCTTCGGGTTCATCCTCTTTGCCCGCAATATCGAAACGCCCGAACAAGTCCGCCGTCTGACAGATGATCTGCGCGCCAGCACAGGCCATGACGCACCCATTCTGGTGGATCAGGAGGGCGGGCGGGTGCAGCGTCTGCGCGCGCCCCATTGGCGCGAATGGCTGCCCCCGCTGGATCAGGTGATGCAAAGCGGGGCGCAGGCCGCACGCGGCATGGCCCTCCGGTCGCGGATCATCGCGCATGAGCTGCGCGCCGTCGGGATCGATGCCAATTGCGCCCCTTGCTGTGATCTGGCCTCTGACTCGACCCATCCTTTCCTGCGCAACCGCTGCTATGGCAGCGCGCCGGCAGGGGTGGCCACGATTGCCCGCGCCGTGGCCGAGGCGCATCTTGCGGGCGGCGTCCTTCCGGTGATGAAACATATGCCGGGCCATGGCCGATCGACGGCCGACACGCATCACGATCTGCCCACGGTAACCGCATCACCCGATGACCTTGACGCCACCGATTTCAGCCCCTTCCATGCCCTTCGGGACATGCCGCTGGCCATGACGGCCCATGTCATCTTCGCGGCATTCGATCCGGATCGTCCGGCCACCCAATCGCCCGTGATGATCGACGTGATCCGCAACCGGATCGGATTTGCGGGCATTCTGATGACGGATGATCTGAATATGCAGGCCCTGTCGGGCAGTTTGGCCGAACGTACGGCCGCCGCCCGTGCCGCAGGCTGCGATATTGCCCTTCATTGCAAGGGCGATCTTTCGGAAATGCAGGCCGTCGCCGCTGCCGCAGGGCGGATGGACAGCGCAAGCCAAACGCGCGCTGCCGCGGCGCTGGCTTGGCGCAAAGCGCCTGATGCCGTTGACATCGCCGCCTTGGAAGATGACCTTGCAAAGGTCCTGCAAGGAAACGCGCATGTCTGACGATTGGACCGGAGTGGAACGTCTTCCCCCTGCCGAACGCGTCGCGGCAGAGGCGCTTATCGTCGATGTCGACGGGTTCGAAGGGCCGCTTGATCTGCTTTTGACCCTGTCGCGCACCCAGAAGGTCGATTTGCGGCGCATCTCGATCCTGCAACTGGCCGATCAATACCTTGGCTTCATCAACCGCGCGCAGGCGCTGCGGATTGAACTTGCTGCCGATTACCTTGTCATGGCGGCTTGGCTTGCCTTTCTGAAATCCCGCCTTCTCTTGCCCCCCGAACCGGGCGAGGACGGACCGACGGCAGAAGAACTCGCTGCACATCTGGCTTTTCAGTTGGAACGGCTTGAGGCGATGCGCGAGGCGGCCGCCCGCCTTATGGCACGCGATCAATTGGGGCGCGATTTCTTTGCCCGTGGCCTGCCCGAAGATATCGCGCTGAACCGAAAGATCACCTATTCAGCGACACTTCTTGATCTGATGCGCGCCTATGCCCGGACGCGGACCAAGGATGAATTCCGCCCCTTCGTGATGGACCGCGACCATGTTTTCACAATGGAACAGGCGCTGGATCGGATGCGTGGCCTGATCGGCTATGCGGGGGAATGGGCGGACCTAACCTCTTTCCTGCCGGAAGGTTGGGACGTCAATCCAATGCGCCGCCGCTCCTCAACCGCGGCACATTTCGCCGCCGTGCTAGAAATGGCCAAGCGCGGGCAGGTTGAATTGCGTCAGGGTGAGACCTTCGCCCCGATCCAACTGCGCCGGAAAGACCTATGACCGACGCCCCCGAACCCATTGAACGCAGCCTGTTTGAGGCACCGCCCATGGCGGAACAGGAACGTATGATCGAAGCGATCCTGTTCGCCTCTGCCGAACCCGTGACGGTGGCCGAACTGGAATCCCGCCTTCCCCACGGTTGCGATCCGGCCGAGGCCTTGGTGCATCTTCGCAAGCGCTATGAGGGGCGGGGGGTGCATCTTGTGCGCGTGGGCGATGCCCATGCCTTCCGAACCGCGCCAGACCTTGGCCATCTGATGCGCAAGGAAACGGTGGAACAGCGCAAGCTCAGCCGTGCCGCGATCGAAACGCTGGCCATTATCGCCTATCACCAGCCTGTCACCCGGGCCGAGATCGAAGAGATTAGGGGTGTCGCCGTCTCGCGCGGGACGGTGGATCAGCTTTTGGAACTGGAATGGATTCGTTTGGGCCGCAGAAGGATGACGCCGGGCCGTCCGGTCACTTTTGTTGTGACCGAACAGTTCCTAGATCATTTCGGTCTCGAATCCGCGCGTGATTTACCGGGGCTTAAGGAATTGCGGGCAGCCGGTCTGTTGGACAATCGCCCGCTTCCCGGCAGCGCCACGCGGTCTGATGACGAGGATGAGGCAACGGTCGGGCAGAGCGAGCTGTTCGAAGATTAGTGAAAGGGCGATTGCGATGGATTGGAACAGGCTGTTGCAGGGGATGGGCGGGCGGCTGCTCCGCCAAGCGCTTGGCATGGCAATGAAACATGGCGTCGACCGCATCGGGGGCGGGCCAAAGCCAAAGGGCGAATTGACAGATGCCGAACGCCGACATCATGCGAAATCGGCTGAAACCCAAAAACGTCTACAACAGATGATGCGGATCGGACGTCGCTTCTGGCGCTGATCAGCGGAACTGTTTGGCCAGTTTCAGGCCCTGACCCTGATAATTCGACTTGATGGCCTGCCCATACAGGGTTTCAGGCCTTTCCGTCATGCGTTCATAGACCAGCCGCCCCACCACCTGCCCATGTTCCAAAACAAAGGGTGCTTCGTGGCAGCGCACTTCCAAAACGCCGCGCGATCCTTCGCCTGCCGCCAAAGCATGGCCAAAGCCCGGATCAAAAAAGCCTGCATAATGGACCCGAAACTCGCCCACCATGGCAAGGTAGGGGGCCATTTCTGCCGCATAATCAGGGGGAATCGTCACCGCTTCGCGGCTGACAAGGATGTAGAAGGCACCCGGATCAAGGATGATCTGGCCTTCGGTGCTGCGCAACTCTTCCCAGAAGTCCCGTGCGGGGTAATGGCCGATCTTGTCCAGATCAATCACGCCCGTATGCGGCTTGGCGCGATAGCCCAAGAGGTCGCCCGTTTCGGGCATCAGGTCGACCGAAAAGCCCAACCCCCCGGCAATCACAGCTTCGCCCGAAACCAGCGGCTCTTGTGCATGCAGCGCGGCCAGTTCGTCATCATCCAGAACGGCCTGCCCGTGGCGGAACCTGATCTGGTTCAACCGCATGCCGGGCCGCACCAGCACGGAAAAGCTGCGCGGACAGACCTCGGCATAAAGCGGGCCTTTATAACCCGGCGTGATACGGTCAAACTCCGTTCCGCCATCGGTGATTGTGCGCGTCAGGAGGTCCAGCCGTCCTGTGGAGCTTTTTGCATTCGCCACAGCCGTCAGCTCGGGCGCCAGCGAGAGTGATTCCATCAAGGGAATCACATAGACGCAGCCCTTTTCCAACACCGCACCGTCGATCAGGTCCACACGGTGCATCTCAAACTCTGCCAACCGTTCGGCCACGGTCCGTCCGTGACCGGCAAGGAAAGAGGCGCGCACGCGATAGGCAACCGTGCCCAGCCGCAGGTCAAGGCTGGCGGGTTGGACCTGCGCATCGGTGATCGGTTCCGCGCCCGTGATGGCGCCCGTCGCAATAAGGTGCCGCAGGCTTTGCGAGGGAAGAACGCCGATTTCTGTCACCTCAAGCCCCCCGGTGCGCTAAACGGAACCGCCCGCGCTGCCATGCGGCAGGCGGGCGGTTTCGGTAATGGTCGGGCCGGCGAGATTCGAACTCGCGACCTTCCGCCCCCCAGACGGACGCGCTAACCAGGCTGCGCCACGGCCCGACAGGCGGGATACATACCGATATTCCGGGCAGGGGCAAGCGGGAAAGCGCATCGTCGCAGGATCAACGCACGCGGCGGCGCGACGCCTCGGCCACCCGGTCGCGCAGGTCGGCGAGACGATCATGCAGACGGGCCAATTCAGCCTGATGCGTGGCAAGGCGTGCGCGGTGGCTGCGCCGCAAAAGGGCGGCAATGGTCACCTCAATCCCTCCGTCATCGCTGTCCTTCTCGGCCTCTGACAGGGCTGCGTCTGTACCTGTGTCTGTTGGGGGCGAAAGGGCTGTTTCAGAAGGGGCGTCAGGGGTGTCATCGGCCGCCGCAAAGAGATTGCCCTGCACTTCGTTGGTTGGCGTGGCGGCGGTTTCGGCATCCGATGCGGGATATGTGGCAAATGGCAGCTGTTCGCCGCTGTCTTGATCTTCTTCAGCCTCCATGAAGGGCGCTTCGGGAACGTCTTCCAGCCGGCTTTCCTGAGGCGCGTCATCATCCTGCGACGCGGCTTGGCGCGCGGTCTCTTGACGCGCAAAAACCTGATCCAAGGGGATGATCTGGGCCGTGTCAGACGGCGCTTTGGGTGAGGCAATTACAGATAACAGGAAGTCCTGATCCTCTGCGATGTCTTCAGGATGGTCGATCACGGCGCCTTCGCCGGGTTGCAGATCGGGCAGGGGCGCGCCAAGTCCGGACACATGGCGAATGCCCTGTTCCCGCAGGATTTTCTGGACACCGCGGATTGTCAGCCCATCGTCGTGCAAAAGTTTCTTTATGCCCGCAAGAAGCGCAACGTCGCCGGGGCGATAATAGCGCCGACCACCCGCCCGTTTCACAGGCCGGATCTGGGGAAAGCGGCTTTCCCAGAACCTCAGAACATGGGCCGGGGTGTCCAGCAGGTCTGCGACTTCGCTGATGGTTCGGAAC
Encoded proteins:
- a CDS encoding glycoside hydrolase family 3 N-terminal domain-containing protein — its product is MTFGQGAAIFGCSGPTLTPDEAAFFRDADPFGFILFARNIETPEQVRRLTDDLRASTGHDAPILVDQEGGRVQRLRAPHWREWLPPLDQVMQSGAQAARGMALRSRIIAHELRAVGIDANCAPCCDLASDSTHPFLRNRCYGSAPAGVATIARAVAEAHLAGGVLPVMKHMPGHGRSTADTHHDLPTVTASPDDLDATDFSPFHALRDMPLAMTAHVIFAAFDPDRPATQSPVMIDVIRNRIGFAGILMTDDLNMQALSGSLAERTAAARAAGCDIALHCKGDLSEMQAVAAAAGRMDSASQTRAAAALAWRKAPDAVDIAALEDDLAKVLQGNAHV
- a CDS encoding segregation and condensation protein A, with the protein product MSDDWTGVERLPPAERVAAEALIVDVDGFEGPLDLLLTLSRTQKVDLRRISILQLADQYLGFINRAQALRIELAADYLVMAAWLAFLKSRLLLPPEPGEDGPTAEELAAHLAFQLERLEAMREAAARLMARDQLGRDFFARGLPEDIALNRKITYSATLLDLMRAYARTRTKDEFRPFVMDRDHVFTMEQALDRMRGLIGYAGEWADLTSFLPEGWDVNPMRRRSSTAAHFAAVLEMAKRGQVELRQGETFAPIQLRRKDL
- the scpB gene encoding SMC-Scp complex subunit ScpB, producing the protein MTDAPEPIERSLFEAPPMAEQERMIEAILFASAEPVTVAELESRLPHGCDPAEALVHLRKRYEGRGVHLVRVGDAHAFRTAPDLGHLMRKETVEQRKLSRAAIETLAIIAYHQPVTRAEIEEIRGVAVSRGTVDQLLELEWIRLGRRRMTPGRPVTFVVTEQFLDHFGLESARDLPGLKELRAAGLLDNRPLPGSATRSDDEDEATVGQSELFED
- a CDS encoding 2'-deoxycytidine 5'-triphosphate deaminase; its protein translation is MTEIGVLPSQSLRHLIATGAITGAEPITDAQVQPASLDLRLGTVAYRVRASFLAGHGRTVAERLAEFEMHRVDLIDGAVLEKGCVYVIPLMESLSLAPELTAVANAKSSTGRLDLLTRTITDGGTEFDRITPGYKGPLYAEVCPRSFSVLVRPGMRLNQIRFRHGQAVLDDDELAALHAQEPLVSGEAVIAGGLGFSVDLMPETGDLLGYRAKPHTGVIDLDKIGHYPARDFWEELRSTEGQIILDPGAFYILVSREAVTIPPDYAAEMAPYLAMVGEFRVHYAGFFDPGFGHALAAGEGSRGVLEVRCHEAPFVLEHGQVVGRLVYERMTERPETLYGQAIKSNYQGQGLKLAKQFR
- a CDS encoding MerR family transcriptional regulator — its product is MEKSPEAFRTISEVADLLDTPAHVLRFWESRFPQIRPVKRAGGRRYYRPGDVALLAGIKKLLHDDGLTIRGVQKILREQGIRHVSGLGAPLPDLQPGEGAVIDHPEDIAEDQDFLLSVIASPKAPSDTAQIIPLDQVFARQETARQAASQDDDAPQESRLEDVPEAPFMEAEEDQDSGEQLPFATYPASDAETAATPTNEVQGNLFAAADDTPDAPSETALSPPTDTGTDAALSEAEKDSDDGGIEVTIAALLRRSHRARLATHQAELARLHDRLADLRDRVAEASRRRVR